Below is a window of Cytophaga hutchinsonii ATCC 33406 DNA.
CATGTCCGTGGAATGTCCAGCCGATACGCTCTACAAAACGTTTGGTAAGAGGCTTTGCAATATCGTGCAGAATAGCTGCCCAGCGCAGCCACAGATCATCCGATACTTTTGCCACATTATCCAGTACCTGCAGTGTATGATAGAAATTATCCTTGTGTGATTTATTATCGATGGATTCCACACCATGCAGCGCCACAAATTCCGGAAAGATGTCTTTTAACACACCTGAAATATACAGCAGCTTAAACCCGTAAGAAGGCACAGGGGCCGAAATGATTTTATTCAATTCCTGCGAAATACGTTCCATGGAAACAATACTTAACCGATCTTTATTGGTGGCGATGGCCTGAAAGGTTGCCGCTTCAATATCAAAGTTCAGCTGGGTAGCAAAACGGACCGCACGGATCATTCGCAGCGGATCGTCTGAGAATGTCAGCAAGGCATCCTGCGGTGTTTTAATAATTTTACGTTTAATATCACTCACACCATCAAATGGATCTACCAGCTCGCCGAAACGGGCTTTATTCAGGCAGATCGCCAATGCATTGATGGTAAAATCACGGCGCAGCTGGTCATCTTCCAGTGTACCGCTCTCTACTGTGGGTTTGCGCGAATTGAAATCGTACGACTCTTTACGTGCTCCCACAAATTCAAGTTCCGTATCGCCGGCATTGATCATTGCCGTTCCGAAGGTTTTAAAAATATGCACCTGCACATGTTCGCCCATATTTGCAGCTACTTTCTGCGCCAGCTCTATACCGCTGCCCAGACAAACAAAATCAATATCTTTATTATCGCGGTCCATGATCAGATCGCGCACATAGCCACCTACAATATATGTCTCGAGTCCAAGTTCATCGGCGGCAGCTGCTACCGCACGGATATGAACATTATTCTCAATCGACGTTTTCAGATTCATTCTGCAAAACACGTCATATAAATGACAAATTGCAACTTGTCTAAACGATGATTAACCACATTCAATATTCCCATGCTAAAGCCATGGGCTATGTCTTGCCGTTTGTTAACACTTTGCCTGCCTTGCAATTATCTTTATGCCCTTTGCGGTTAAATTATTATCTATTCGCTGCTGCAAACATGATTACGTGTAGTTATATAATGATAAAGCATTAAAAACCTGTTTCTTACATTCATAATTTGTAATTCATAATTTATAATTATCCATCTTTCTTATCCCCAACCCTAGAAAAATTACCAGTTTTAGTTAACTTTGTATCCCGTAAGTCAAAAAACGGGATTATGTCTGCAACTAAATATATTTTCGTAACCGGCGGGGTTACATCATCACTCGGAAAAGGCATTGTAGCCGCTTCTCTCGCCAAACTTCTTCAAGCAAGAGGTTTTTCTGTCACCATCCAAAAATTTGATCCATACCTGAATATTGACCCGGGTACATTGAATCCATACGAACATGGCGAATGTTATGTAACAGACGATGGTGCGGAAACAGATTTAGATCTGGGACATTACGAACGTTTCTTAGGTACTCCTACTTCTCAGGGTAACAACATTACTACCGGAAGAATCTACAATACGGTTATTACGAAAGAGCGTCAGGGTGCTTTCTTAGGAAAAACGGTACAGGTTGTTCCGCACATTACTGATGAGATCAAGCGCAACATTCAGTTGCTGGGCGAATCCGGCAAGTACGATATCGTGATTACTGAAATTGGGGGTTGCGTTGGTGATATTGAATCGCTTCCGTTCTTAGAAGCTGTACGTCAGTTCCGCTGGGAAATGGGACCAACCGATACGTTGGTGATTCACTTAACATTGGTGCCGTATTTAAATGCAGCCAAAGAATTAAAAACAAAACCAACACAACACTCCGTTAAATTATTGTCTGAAACAGGTATCCATCCGGATATTCTTGTTTGCAGAACCGAGCATCCCCTACCGGCAGAGCTGCGTAAAAAAGTTGCCTTATTCTGTAACGTAAACATTAATTCTGTAATCGAATCAATCGATGCAGAAACGATCTATGATGTGCCGTTATTAATGAAAAAAGAAAAACTGGATGAACGTGTATTATCTAAGTTAAAACTTTCAAGCAAAAACGAACCGGATCTTGAGAGCTGGAAAGTGTTTTTGGGTAAACTGAAGAATCCATTGTCGGAAGTAAACATTGCCCTGGTTGGTAAATATGTTGAACTTCCGGATGCCTATAAATCTATTTCTGAAGCATTCATTCATGCAGGTGCAATGAACGAATGCAAAGTAAAGATTCGCTGGATCTCTTCTGAGCAATTGCAAAAAGATAACCTGCAGCATCACTTAGGCTTTGCAGACGGTATTTTAGTTGCACCTGGCTTTGGCGAACGTGGTCTGGAAGGTAAAATTGCAGCCGTAGAATTTGCCCGCGAAAACAATATTCCGTTTTTCGGAATCTGCCTGGGTATGCAATGTGCCGTAATTGAATTTGCACGTAACGTACTGGGTTTAAAAGATGCGAATTCTACAGAGATGAATAAAGACACAGCTAATCCGGTGATCAATATGATGGAATCTCAGAAGAACGTAACCATGAAAGGTGGAACCATGCGTTTAGGTGCATATCCTTGCGAACTTACAAAAGGTTCTAAAGCACATGCGATCTATGGTAAGTCTAAGATCATGGAACGTCACCGTCACCGCTATGAATTCAACAACAAATACCTGAAGCAATATGAAAAAGAAGGTATGCTTGCAACAGGTATCAATCCGGAGACAAAGCTCGTAGAGATTGTTGAATTAAGAGATCATCCGTTCTTTATCGGCAGCCAGTTCCATCCGGAATTAAAAAGTACGGTAGAAAACCCGCACCCGATCTTTGTTAAGTTTGTAAAAGCTGCAAATGATTTTGCGAAAGGAAAGAAATAATTAATTGATACTTGAATCGTCCTGAAATAGGTTGACAGATTTTAATACTAATCCCAGTTATCAAAAGTAACTGGGATTTTTGTTTAATGCACCATTTCTGGCGTTTTCATTTTTAATGATAAATGAGGTCTTACGTTATTATATAATTGTATTGCTTGCTCAGTAAGCTCTTTTGCTACTTGTCTGGTTATTATTTTTTGACCTAATCCAAATTCTTCTTTGAGCGTTCTATTCATCCTTTCAGCTAACGCATTTTCATAAGGGTCAGATTGTTCGGTCATACTTATGCTTACTCCATTGCTATTTGACAATGCTACATATTCTTTACTGCAATACTGAAGCCCTCTGTCAGAATGATGAATCAATTTTGAATCAGGATACTTTCTATTTTTCAATCCCATTTCAAACGCTTTTATCATGGATTCTGTATCCATAGAGTCTGCTATAGAGTAGCCCATTATTTTTCTGCTGTAGGCATCAGTGACCATATTTAAATAGCAGTTTCCTTCATCTGTTTTTATGTATGTGATGTCACTAACCCATACCTGCTCAGGTCTATGTATGATGAGCCCTTTCACTATATTGGGATATTTCCTGAGCCAATGCTTAGACATCGTTGTTTGAATATATCTGCGCCTGGGCTTAATAAGCATATCATAAAACCTTAATATTGAGAAGAGTTTATCCCGGCCAACTTTGAGTTCTGCCTGATCAATAAACGGCTTTATAATATGGTAAGTCTTTTTTCCTCCTAATCTAGGAAGCTGCTTTCTTTGTGTATCTACCAGTTGTTT
It encodes the following:
- a CDS encoding CCA tRNA nucleotidyltransferase, giving the protein MNLKTSIENNVHIRAVAAAADELGLETYIVGGYVRDLIMDRDNKDIDFVCLGSGIELAQKVAANMGEHVQVHIFKTFGTAMINAGDTELEFVGARKESYDFNSRKPTVESGTLEDDQLRRDFTINALAICLNKARFGELVDPFDGVSDIKRKIIKTPQDALLTFSDDPLRMIRAVRFATQLNFDIEAATFQAIATNKDRLSIVSMERISQELNKIISAPVPSYGFKLLYISGVLKDIFPEFVALHGVESIDNKSHKDNFYHTLQVLDNVAKVSDDLWLRWAAILHDIAKPLTKRFVERIGWTFHGHEDKGARMVPAIFRKLRLPLNEKMDMVAKLVRLHLRPISLVKDEVTDSAVRRLMFEAGEHFSDLMILCRADVTSKNNNKVKRYLENFDKVERKVIEVEEKDQQRNFQPVVSGEDIMKTFDIKPGKVIGDIKADLIEAILEGDVQNEYEILFPFMINLAEKKYGLVKPETH
- a CDS encoding IS3 family transposase gives rise to the protein MTVKGIASTLGYSRQYLYKMLKQELILIDRRKAIKQLVDTQRKQLPRLGGKKTYHIIKPFIDQAELKVGRDKLFSILRFYDMLIKPRRRYIQTTMSKHWLRKYPNIVKGLIIHRPEQVWVSDITYIKTDEGNCYLNMVTDAYSRKIMGYSIADSMDTESMIKAFEMGLKNRKYPDSKLIHHSDRGLQYCSKEYVALSNSNGVSISMTEQSDPYENALAERMNRTLKEEFGLGQKIITRQVAKELTEQAIQLYNNVRPHLSLKMKTPEMVH
- a CDS encoding CTP synthase gives rise to the protein MSATKYIFVTGGVTSSLGKGIVAASLAKLLQARGFSVTIQKFDPYLNIDPGTLNPYEHGECYVTDDGAETDLDLGHYERFLGTPTSQGNNITTGRIYNTVITKERQGAFLGKTVQVVPHITDEIKRNIQLLGESGKYDIVITEIGGCVGDIESLPFLEAVRQFRWEMGPTDTLVIHLTLVPYLNAAKELKTKPTQHSVKLLSETGIHPDILVCRTEHPLPAELRKKVALFCNVNINSVIESIDAETIYDVPLLMKKEKLDERVLSKLKLSSKNEPDLESWKVFLGKLKNPLSEVNIALVGKYVELPDAYKSISEAFIHAGAMNECKVKIRWISSEQLQKDNLQHHLGFADGILVAPGFGERGLEGKIAAVEFARENNIPFFGICLGMQCAVIEFARNVLGLKDANSTEMNKDTANPVINMMESQKNVTMKGGTMRLGAYPCELTKGSKAHAIYGKSKIMERHRHRYEFNNKYLKQYEKEGMLATGINPETKLVEIVELRDHPFFIGSQFHPELKSTVENPHPIFVKFVKAANDFAKGKK